The DNA segment TTATAAAATTAAAAACTTTTATCAAGGAGGTATTTGTGTGGAAAATTTATTAATTAAAAATGCAAAGCTCAGAAATAGGGAGGAAGTTGTTGATATATTGGTGTCTAATGGGAAAATAGTTAGTATTGGAAAAGATTTAAAATTTAATACCGATGAAGTTTTTGATGCTCAAGGAAATCTTGTAACTCCCACTTTTGTTGACACGCATCTTCATATTGACAAAGCCTATACTGCTTTTTGTGGAAGATCCAGTAAAGAAGAAACTCTTGAGGAATCTATAAAAATAATGCATAATATTAAGAGGAATTACACTGCCGAAGATGTACAAGAAAGAGCAGAGAGAGCAATAAAAGAATCTGTTAAATTTGGTGCAACAAAGATAAGAGGCCATGTAGACATTGATACAATTGGGGGTCTGACAGCACTTGAGGGTTGCCTTAAAGCAAAAGAAGTGACAAAGGATATTGCTGATGTCCAGCTTGTTGCATTTGCTCAAGAAGGAATATTTAGGGATTTAGGAACAGAAGAGCTTATGTACAAAGCTATGGATATGGGAACAGATGTTGTTGGTGGTATGCCAGCAGCAGAATGGATGATGGGCGAATCACGAAAACATGTCGACCTTGTTTTTGAGATTGCTAAAAAGTATGGGGCAGACATTGATATGCATATAGACCAGACCAAAGATCCTTGTGTCCAATCATTAGAATATACCGCACTGAAAAGCATTAAAGAAGGCTACAAAGGGAGAGTAACCGGGGGACATTGCACTTCTCTTGCTTATCAGGATGATGCTCATGCCGCAAAAGTTATTGAGTTGTTAAAATTAGCTGATTTTAATGTTTGTGTTAATCCACAAGTTTTAGCTATTATGGGAGTTGACCCTGAACCTAGGACGAGAGGTCTTACAAGGGTGAGGGAGCTTGTAGAAGCAGGTGTAAATGTTGCAACTGCTCAGGATACAATATGTGATGGCTTCCATCTATATGGCACTGGGGATCCTCTTGATTATGGTTTGCTTATGGCTTATCAAGCTCAATATAATTCTACCAGTGGTGCAAAAATTATTTACGATATGATAACATTTAATTCGGCAAAGATCATGAGACTTGACGATTATGGGATAAAAATTGGGAATACAGCCGATTTTAATATTATATTCGCAAAGAACGAGTCGGAGGCATTAAGAATAAGGCCTGGCAGACTTGTGTTTAGAAAAGGAAAATTAATTGCAAAGTACAAAAAGGAAGGAATATTTGTTAACTAGCAACTTTTCTTCTAATGTGCATCTACTAATTTAAAAGATACTACAGTAGCAATAGGTAAGGCGGCTAAGGAAATAAACATTGCTGTGTGCAATCCTATAATATCGATTAGGTAGCTTAATCCTATAAGAATTAGACTTGCACTTCCCCACGATATTCCCATACTTAAGCTGGAAGCTATATTTCTTCGATTAGGAAGAAGTTCTTGCATGTAAGATATATTTGTCCCCATTGTAAAAAACAGAACAAATACCATGGTTGAGTACAGCACAAGCGTTGCATAGATGTTATCTGTTAAAAGCATTATTATACCAGGTATTGGCGCAATAGCTGTTGAAAGTATATTTATTAACTTAGGACTGGTTCTATCTGCAAATACGGCTCCTATATAATTGCCAAATATACCGCAGAATGCTGCTGCTGTGAGAAAATAGCTTCCCCATATAATATCATATCCAAGCTGTCGCACATATAGTGGTATCATCGTTGAGATGCCCATAATAGTGATGGTTCGTAGCGTTATTACTAGTGCAAGATTTTTTACTCCAGGAATTGTTAGAGATTCTCTTAGACCCAGGTTTTTTGCTTGAGGTATATCGGTTGGACTTTTTTTAGTTTTTTAATAAATAGAAATGAGATAATGGCAACAATTATACCAAAACTAGCAAGGGCTGGCATTGAATAAATTCCATATTTTTTAACATACCAAATCGTCATTATGGGCGCAGCAGCTGATCCTAATGCTCCACCTATTGAAAACAGTGACATTGCCGTGTGACTACGCTTAAAAGCAATTTTTCCCACCGAAGAAGCTCCATTAGGATGAAAAAATGAGTTTCCAATCTTTCCAATAGTCAGGAATACAAAGAGTAGTGGAATGGTTTTTGCGATTCCTATGAGAGGGGTAAATATTGATGCAAGAAGAATGCTTATTATCTGCATTCTCTTTTCTTTAAAATGTACTCCAAGCAATGCACCTAAGGGTTGTGTGAATGCAACAATCACACCAAGGATTGATGGGATCATTGCGACTTTGCCTTGAGAGAGTGCAAATTGTGTCATTATTAAGGGAAGTAGTGGTTTTAGCATTCCCGAGTACCAATCTACAGTGAAATGTCCCATCGTATAAAGTAATAATTGATATCTGGAATTAGCAAGCTGCTCTTTTTTGATCATATGTGTATTGTATAGAATCAATTAATTGTGTCAATATTTTTGATTAATTTAATATGAGAATTATTAAAGCTATAGGTGAAGTAATACATGTGTTTTAGCAGAGTGTCAAGTAAATATTTTATGTAGAAAACAGGAGTTTTAATCATAAAACTTTCTTAAACTATTTAAAGTTTTTGAATTGATGCTATAATTATTCTAAGAGATGATAATATGGATGTTTTACTTATAAATCCTCCTGCACAGGGGGTGTATGATGCAATTGATATAAAACTCCCTCCTCTGGGGCTTGCCTATATTGCTGCAGTGTTGAGAGAAAATGGGCATACTGTAAAAATTATTGATCTTAATGTAGA comes from the Caldisericota bacterium genome and includes:
- a CDS encoding MFS transporter, which encodes MIKKEQLANSRYQLLLYTMGHFTVDWYSGMLKPLLPLIMTQFALSQGKVAMIPSILGVIVAFTQPLGALLGVHFKEKRMQIISILLASIFTPLIGIAKTIPLLFVFLTIGKIGNSFFHPNGASSVGKIAFKRSHTAMSLFSIGGALGSAAAPIMTIWYVKKYGIYSMPALASFGIIVAIISFLFIKKLKKVQPIYLKQKTWV
- a CDS encoding amidohydrolase family protein — encoded protein: MENLLIKNAKLRNREEVVDILVSNGKIVSIGKDLKFNTDEVFDAQGNLVTPTFVDTHLHIDKAYTAFCGRSSKEETLEESIKIMHNIKRNYTAEDVQERAERAIKESVKFGATKIRGHVDIDTIGGLTALEGCLKAKEVTKDIADVQLVAFAQEGIFRDLGTEELMYKAMDMGTDVVGGMPAAEWMMGESRKHVDLVFEIAKKYGADIDMHIDQTKDPCVQSLEYTALKSIKEGYKGRVTGGHCTSLAYQDDAHAAKVIELLKLADFNVCVNPQVLAIMGVDPEPRTRGLTRVRELVEAGVNVATAQDTICDGFHLYGTGDPLDYGLLMAYQAQYNSTSGAKIIYDMITFNSAKIMRLDDYGIKIGNTADFNIIFAKNESEALRIRPGRLVFRKGKLIAKYKKEGIFVN